A stretch of Flavobacteriales bacterium DNA encodes these proteins:
- a CDS encoding T9SS type A sorting domain-containing protein: protein MIRHLLFSLIAVWGLAPMAAFAQPANDDCAGAIELTPNATCIPVAGDVTDATQSIPGPAFCDGFNATPDDDVWYRFTATATDHLILVQGSTSFDAVIQLRGGACNGAPIDCQDVVSAGGLEVLEATGLTVGTEYLVRVFSYGATVPATTTFTICITTGTVPPNDNCAGAIELFPSSSCDPVAGTTENATASITGLVTCTGNLANPNDDVWYSFVATSIDHTVIVAPSASFNPVIQLRDGSGGCNGAPISCQNAGGAGINEAMSLTGLTVGVTYFLRVFHFEAIAPATHTFTICVTTGLALPNDACADAIVLTPGAVCNPVTGTTENATESIPGLVDCSGNLANANDDVWYAFVATATEHSVTVVPSASFNAAVQLRDGSGGCNGSPITCQDAAGAGQTELMSLTGLTIGNTYFLRVFHFEAIAPATHTFTICITNGLAPPNDDCANAIELSPNPVCNPVAGTTENATGSIAGLVTCSGFLGNPNDDVWYTFVATATEHVVNVDVSAGFDPVVQLRDGTTGCNGAPIICYAEGSTGVGVSLNFTGLTIGNTYFLRVFHYQASAPTTSTFTICVQGPAPLTCDADASTLSPNRPEVCFEDGPTLIDAAFDSLPAVPVGYQVLHVLTSGPDLVIEQTGAAPAFFVDALGDYTIHTLVYDPNTLDLSGVVLGVTQAGEILSQLIQGGGTVCGSLDVAGAPVAVIECLECEADAGTITADDESVCLEAGEATISAAPDGNAVVPSGYSVVYVLTTGGDLVILDAGADPTFTVNTAGDYTIHTLVYDPATLDLGIVEFGVTTGGDVLQYILDNAICASLDAAGAPITVEDCACLANAGTITADQDTYCLDAGGSVIIVATPNGDAVVPSGYETLYVLTQGAGLVILEADVAPFFQVEEVGDYTIHTLVYDPNTLDLGIVEFGVTTGFDVIQYITDNSICASLDAAGAPMTVENCIVCDATAGELAIDASPVCLMMGEAQVSATFTVAPTVPDGYEVGYVLTEGAGLVIVGLNGSPVFSVAQPGNYTIHTVVYDPLTIDLSLIELGVTTGFEVNALLVQGGGIICGALDVAGAPVVVNDCSPVNDDCVSSASLAINAVDDCPANATAGDNTYADMDGAVPSCDAGGSYLFDVWYTFNADQNTEVTLNFDPGTMEDWAIAIFDACGGNELGCYTNPTDPIVIATSPFTDYVVQVYSNFTDGDGGQFFICLTGETPTVVCDGGQVQTSGGFFSLDVCQDSEADVVDFITSSASGEQYAFVLTDDNDVIVAVLVGGSLDFNSAPLGLYRVWGVSYNGDLVGAEPGLLATDVTSTGTCISLSANYVLVNVDICDGMADAAATAWNLYPNPGTGEFSLVGPADGATQVSVVDLSGRVVYADQVTMTQGQPIPFDLKGQLAPGAYAVRVNGAGQAVTLRMVVR from the coding sequence ATGATCAGACATCTTCTCTTCAGTCTCATCGCCGTCTGGGGCCTTGCTCCAATGGCCGCCTTCGCGCAGCCTGCCAACGACGATTGCGCCGGTGCGATTGAGCTCACGCCCAACGCCACTTGCATCCCTGTGGCAGGGGATGTTACCGATGCGACCCAGAGCATACCGGGTCCCGCGTTCTGCGATGGATTCAATGCCACACCGGATGACGATGTGTGGTACCGTTTCACCGCAACGGCTACGGACCATCTGATCCTGGTGCAGGGCAGTACCAGTTTCGATGCGGTGATCCAGCTTCGGGGCGGCGCATGCAACGGTGCGCCCATCGATTGCCAGGACGTGGTGAGCGCGGGCGGGCTCGAAGTGCTGGAGGCCACCGGCCTCACGGTGGGGACTGAATACCTGGTGCGCGTGTTCTCCTACGGGGCCACGGTTCCGGCCACTACCACCTTCACCATCTGCATCACCACGGGCACCGTGCCGCCCAACGATAACTGCGCCGGCGCCATCGAGCTCTTCCCTTCGTCCTCGTGCGATCCGGTGGCTGGCACAACGGAGAACGCCACCGCAAGCATTACCGGGCTGGTGACGTGCACGGGCAATCTGGCCAACCCGAATGACGATGTCTGGTACAGTTTCGTGGCCACCAGCATTGACCACACGGTGATCGTGGCGCCGAGCGCCTCATTCAATCCAGTGATCCAGCTGCGCGATGGAAGCGGGGGCTGCAATGGCGCGCCGATCAGCTGCCAGAATGCAGGTGGCGCCGGGATCAATGAGGCCATGAGCCTCACAGGCCTCACGGTGGGCGTGACCTACTTCCTGCGTGTCTTCCATTTCGAAGCGATCGCACCAGCCACGCACACGTTCACCATCTGCGTGACCACCGGCCTGGCCCTCCCCAATGATGCCTGCGCCGATGCCATCGTGCTCACCCCTGGAGCCGTTTGCAACCCCGTGACGGGCACCACGGAAAACGCGACGGAGAGCATACCCGGACTTGTTGATTGCTCAGGCAATCTGGCCAATGCGAATGACGATGTGTGGTACGCCTTCGTGGCCACCGCCACGGAGCACTCGGTGACCGTGGTGCCGAGCGCTTCGTTCAATGCGGCGGTGCAACTGCGCGATGGAAGCGGCGGCTGCAACGGATCGCCGATCACCTGCCAGGACGCGGCAGGTGCGGGGCAGACCGAATTGATGAGCCTCACGGGCCTCACGATCGGCAATACCTACTTCCTGCGCGTGTTCCATTTCGAAGCGATCGCACCCGCCACCCACACGTTCACCATCTGCATCACCAATGGCTTGGCGCCGCCCAATGACGATTGCGCCAATGCCATCGAGCTCAGCCCGAATCCCGTCTGCAACCCGGTGGCGGGAACCACGGAGAACGCCACAGGGAGCATCGCTGGGCTGGTGACCTGCTCCGGTTTCCTGGGAAACCCGAACGATGATGTCTGGTACACGTTCGTGGCCACCGCCACGGAGCATGTGGTGAACGTCGATGTGAGCGCTGGATTCGACCCGGTGGTGCAGCTCCGCGATGGCACCACGGGCTGCAACGGTGCGCCCATCATCTGTTATGCCGAGGGCTCAACTGGCGTAGGCGTGAGCTTGAACTTCACTGGGCTCACCATCGGAAACACCTACTTCCTTCGGGTATTCCATTACCAAGCCTCCGCGCCGACGACCTCCACCTTCACCATCTGCGTGCAGGGCCCAGCACCGCTGACCTGCGATGCCGATGCCAGCACCCTCTCTCCCAACCGGCCCGAGGTCTGCTTCGAGGACGGCCCAACGCTCATTGATGCTGCTTTCGATTCCCTGCCTGCCGTGCCGGTCGGCTATCAGGTGCTGCATGTGCTCACCTCCGGGCCCGACCTCGTCATTGAGCAGACCGGCGCTGCCCCGGCCTTCTTCGTTGATGCCTTGGGCGATTACACCATCCACACGCTTGTTTACGACCCGAATACCCTCGACCTGAGCGGTGTAGTGCTAGGTGTCACGCAAGCGGGTGAGATCCTCAGCCAGCTCATTCAAGGCGGAGGAACCGTATGCGGCAGCCTCGATGTAGCGGGTGCTCCTGTGGCCGTGATCGAATGCCTTGAGTGCGAAGCCGATGCAGGCACCATCACCGCCGATGATGAATCTGTTTGCCTGGAAGCTGGTGAAGCCACCATTTCCGCTGCGCCTGACGGCAACGCGGTTGTGCCCAGTGGCTACAGCGTGGTTTACGTGCTCACCACAGGTGGTGACCTCGTGATCCTCGATGCCGGTGCTGACCCCACCTTCACGGTGAACACAGCTGGCGACTACACGATCCACACCTTGGTCTACGACCCGGCCACATTGGACCTGGGCATCGTTGAGTTCGGCGTCACCACCGGCGGCGATGTGCTCCAATACATCCTGGACAATGCGATTTGCGCCAGCCTTGATGCTGCGGGTGCGCCGATCACTGTGGAGGATTGCGCGTGCCTTGCCAATGCAGGAACCATCACCGCTGATCAGGACACCTATTGCCTCGATGCCGGCGGATCCGTGATCATCGTGGCAACGCCGAACGGCGATGCAGTGGTGCCCAGCGGCTATGAGACCTTGTATGTCCTCACGCAAGGTGCTGGCCTGGTGATCCTGGAAGCGGATGTTGCGCCCTTCTTCCAAGTGGAGGAGGTCGGCGACTACACGATCCACACCTTGGTGTACGATCCGAACACCTTGGATTTGGGCATCGTTGAGTTCGGCGTCACCACCGGCTTCGATGTGATCCAGTACATCACGGACAACAGCATCTGCGCGAGCCTTGATGCTGCGGGTGCTCCCATGACGGTGGAGAATTGCATCGTGTGTGATGCCACTGCAGGTGAACTGGCCATCGACGCGAGCCCGGTCTGCCTGATGATGGGCGAGGCCCAAGTGAGCGCTACGTTCACGGTGGCGCCTACCGTGCCCGATGGCTACGAGGTGGGCTATGTCCTCACCGAGGGCGCTGGCTTGGTGATCGTTGGACTCAATGGAAGCCCGGTCTTCAGCGTGGCGCAACCCGGGAACTATACCATCCACACGGTGGTCTATGACCCGCTCACCATCGATCTGAGCCTGATTGAATTGGGCGTCACCACCGGCTTTGAGGTCAATGCGCTGCTGGTGCAGGGCGGGGGCATCATCTGCGGAGCGCTCGATGTGGCTGGCGCTCCAGTGGTCGTGAACGATTGCAGCCCAGTGAACGACGATTGCGTCAGTTCCGCGTCGTTGGCGATCAATGCCGTGGACGACTGCCCGGCCAACGCCACCGCCGGCGACAATACTTACGCGGACATGGACGGTGCCGTGCCGAGCTGCGATGCAGGGGGCAGCTACCTCTTCGATGTCTGGTACACGTTCAACGCGGACCAGAACACGGAGGTCACCCTCAACTTCGATCCCGGCACCATGGAGGATTGGGCCATTGCCATCTTCGATGCCTGCGGCGGCAATGAGCTGGGATGCTACACGAATCCCACCGACCCCATTGTCATTGCCACCTCGCCCTTCACCGATTATGTGGTGCAGGTGTACAGCAACTTCACCGACGGTGACGGCGGGCAGTTCTTCATCTGCCTCACCGGCGAAACGCCAACGGTGGTCTGCGATGGCGGTCAGGTGCAGACCAGCGGCGGCTTCTTCAGCCTGGATGTCTGCCAGGACTCCGAGGCCGATGTCGTCGACTTCATCACTAGCAGCGCCAGCGGAGAGCAATATGCATTCGTGCTCACGGATGACAACGACGTGATCGTGGCGGTGCTCGTGGGCGGCTCGCTCGATTTCAATAGCGCGCCGCTCGGCCTGTACCGCGTGTGGGGCGTGAGCTACAACGGCGACCTCGTGGGCGCCGAGCCCGGCCTGCTCGCAACGGATGTCACTTCAACCGGGACCTGCATCTCGTTGAGCGCGAACTACGTGCTTGTGAACGTGGACATCTGCGATGGCATGGCCGATGCGGCAGCAACTGCTTGGAACCTTTACCCGAACCCGGGCACCGGCGAATTCAGCTTGGTTGGCCCAGCCGATGGCGCCACGCAGGTAAGTGTAGTGGACCTCAGCGGCCGAGTGGTGTACGCCGATCAGGTCACCATGACCCAAGGCCAGCCGATCCCATTCGATTTGAAAGGCCAACTGGCGCCTGGGGCTTACGCAGTGCGTGTCAATGGCGCAGGTCAGGCCGTTACGCTGCGCATGGTGGTGCGCTGA
- a CDS encoding 3-hydroxyanthranilate 3,4-dioxygenase, producing the protein MPIRRPFNLQQWIADNRDLLKPPVGNKNLYADAGDYIVMIVGGPNARKDYHYNETEELFYQLEGDIEVGIQEDGKAVTIPIKQGEMFLLPANVPHQPRRGPNTVGLVIEVKRDDREMLDGLQWYCEQCNNRLHEYRFVLHNIEKDFLPRFREFYASTDLRTCKRCGHVMEADPRFV; encoded by the coding sequence ATGCCCATCCGCCGCCCATTCAATCTGCAGCAATGGATCGCCGACAACCGCGACCTGCTGAAGCCGCCTGTCGGAAACAAGAACCTCTATGCCGATGCAGGTGATTACATCGTCATGATCGTTGGTGGTCCCAATGCCCGCAAGGACTACCACTACAACGAAACGGAGGAGCTCTTCTACCAGCTCGAAGGCGATATCGAAGTGGGCATCCAAGAGGATGGCAAGGCGGTGACCATCCCGATCAAGCAAGGCGAGATGTTCCTGCTGCCTGCCAATGTTCCCCACCAGCCGCGCCGCGGGCCGAACACCGTGGGCCTGGTGATCGAGGTGAAGCGCGACGACCGCGAGATGCTCGACGGCCTCCAGTGGTACTGCGAGCAATGCAACAACCGCCTGCATGAGTACCGGTTCGTGCTGCACAACATCGAAAAGGACTTCCTCCCACGATTCCGGGAATTCTACGCGAGCACGGACCTGCGCACCTGCAAGAGATGCGGCCACGTGATGGAAGCCGACCCACGCTTCGTGTAG
- a CDS encoding amidohydrolase — MAELFSIDIHTHILPEDIPDFGARYGYRGFIHLDHHKPGCARMMMDDKFFREVQANCWDPSVRITECDASRVQVQVLSTVPVMFSYWAKPHDTLDLSMFLNDHIAGIVQQWPMRFVGLGTVPMQDPELAVQELERCKRIGLAGIQIGTHINGMNLGEPRLLQVFQACEELGMAVFVHPWDMMGADRMDKYWMPWLVGMPVETTTAIVSMIFSGLFEKLPKLRVAFAHGGGSFPATLGRIEHGFLMRPDLCAVDNNVNPRAYLGRFWIDALVHDPAVLRHAVDLFGANRVAMGTDYPFPLGELVPGELIKSMPYDGATKEMLLSGAALDWLALPRSAFTT, encoded by the coding sequence ATGGCCGAGCTCTTCTCCATCGACATCCACACGCACATCCTTCCGGAGGACATCCCGGACTTCGGGGCGCGCTACGGATATCGGGGCTTCATCCACCTCGATCATCACAAGCCGGGCTGCGCCCGCATGATGATGGATGACAAGTTCTTCCGCGAGGTTCAGGCCAATTGCTGGGACCCTTCCGTGCGGATCACCGAATGCGATGCGAGCCGAGTGCAGGTGCAGGTGCTGAGCACCGTGCCGGTGATGTTCAGCTACTGGGCCAAACCGCACGACACGCTCGACCTGTCGATGTTCCTCAACGACCACATCGCAGGCATCGTGCAGCAATGGCCGATGCGCTTCGTGGGCTTGGGCACCGTGCCCATGCAGGATCCCGAGCTAGCCGTGCAGGAGCTCGAGCGCTGCAAGCGCATCGGCCTGGCGGGCATCCAGATTGGCACGCATATCAACGGCATGAACCTAGGTGAGCCGCGCCTGCTGCAGGTGTTCCAAGCGTGCGAGGAACTGGGCATGGCGGTGTTCGTGCATCCATGGGACATGATGGGTGCCGACCGCATGGACAAGTATTGGATGCCCTGGCTCGTGGGCATGCCCGTAGAGACCACTACTGCCATCGTGAGCATGATCTTCAGCGGGCTCTTCGAGAAACTGCCGAAGCTGCGCGTGGCCTTCGCGCACGGTGGCGGATCCTTCCCTGCCACGCTCGGCCGCATCGAGCACGGCTTCCTCATGCGCCCCGACCTCTGCGCCGTGGACAACAACGTGAACCCACGGGCCTATCTCGGCCGCTTCTGGATCGACGCACTGGTGCATGACCCCGCAGTGCTGAGGCATGCGGTCGATCTCTTCGGGGCGAACCGGGTGGCCATGGGCACGGATTATCCTTTCCCGCTCGGCGAATTGGTTCCAGGCGAACTGATCAAGAGCATGCCCTATGATGGGGCCACGAAGGAGATGCTGCTCAGTGGCGCGGCGCTGGATTGGCTCGCGCTGCCCAGGTCAGCGTTCACGACGTGA
- a CDS encoding gliding motility-associated C-terminal domain-containing protein, with protein MRIPLIISLLALSGTVLGASPKATFTENKGQWPEQVLYRALIPGGAMFVERSAFTYVLYGESPLRHHGHAHDGHDHSSEGKAHAYRVHFEGGAARMHYGSGSRSHYENFFIGADERAWGTGCAVFEEVYLDDVWPGIALRISGKDGVKYDFIVAPGVDPSAIKLRYEGHNELMIDRGRVRVKLSTGTVTEGVPETWKEQLSSADCDGGKLKLTYAAREPYPCAYRLEGDLLTFEVEEPKGARLTIDPLLTFGSYSGSTADNFGFTATYDNDGHLYGAGIVFNTGYPLTLGVLQDFFAGGNIDVGISKWSTDGSSLEWSTYLGGNGSESPHSLVVNDQDELYVLGATGSSDFPTTAGAFDASFNPGGGSVTWTNILGGYGFTLPNGSDAYIAHFNAAAISLIGSTYLGGSGHDGINNSTALTHNYGDNFRGEIALDAAGNPVVATSTRSTDMPTSPGAPQGTNGGGQDAYLARLNPTLTTLTIGTYFGGSSDENGLGVQFDSAGRIFLSGGTTSDNLPVAGTPFDNTPNGGADGYVARYDPGGAILSSTYLGTAAYDQCYFVQLNIADEVYVVGQTHGAYPVTPGKYANAGSSQFIHKLNNALSASLWSTRVGNGTITQDLSPTAFLVSDCGQIYLSGWAGSTNGNAGNSGSTTTGSPVTADAFQSTTSGSDVYLMVLQPEATALAYATFFGGGSSEHVDGGTSRFDKNGTVYQAVCAGCGSNDDFPTTPGAWSQTNNSFNCNLGVFKFDLSPAQAIIGINGPNSICAGTAAQFTNNSIGGTDFLWDFGDGSPTSTAQAPSHTYGTAGEYTVTMVLSDNSGCAPGDTAMLTITILPLPVAVAEPVAPICPGGDAQLNASGGDTYSWSPATGLSSTSIANPVASPGITTSYTVTVSNACGSDTEQVTVTVIVPAYTLTPDTNICLGASIVLQATGGGSYAWQPDPTLSATGIPNPTALPDTVTTYHITITTPQGCIVTDSVTVGVYFAPPQPQLQDTTICFGTSAQLIATPADSYTWEPANGISILDLQSPIVSPTVPTLYIVHLMNSCGSLTDSAFVDIIYVTADAWPDTLVCPGYPVPLGASGGVTYAWTPAAGLSSTSIADPIALPDASTLYQVVAFDAVGCSDTAFAFVELRPWPEVQAGPDMLIEYGTVVQLTASGNGDWVWTPTTGLNDPSSTSPFVRPEESITYTVTLTDSVGCTKTDQLTIIVSGSLYIPNTFTPDGDGFNDFFFALGKDIGEIELLVFDRWGLLIWSTDKLGGRWDGTYQGTPSPIDTYVWKVKAKELSGRKYDAVGHVNLLR; from the coding sequence TTGCGCATTCCGCTCATCATATCGCTGCTGGCCCTTTCGGGCACCGTGCTGGGCGCCTCCCCCAAGGCAACCTTCACGGAGAACAAGGGCCAATGGCCGGAACAGGTGCTTTACCGCGCCTTGATCCCCGGTGGCGCCATGTTCGTGGAGCGCTCGGCGTTCACCTACGTGCTTTACGGTGAAAGTCCGCTGCGGCACCACGGCCATGCGCACGATGGCCACGATCACAGCAGCGAGGGCAAGGCGCACGCGTACCGGGTGCATTTCGAGGGAGGGGCGGCGCGAATGCACTACGGATCAGGAAGCCGATCCCACTATGAGAATTTCTTCATCGGTGCTGACGAGCGTGCATGGGGCACGGGCTGCGCGGTCTTCGAAGAGGTGTATCTGGATGATGTCTGGCCCGGCATCGCTCTCCGCATCAGCGGGAAGGATGGGGTCAAGTACGATTTCATCGTTGCACCAGGAGTTGATCCCAGCGCGATCAAGCTCCGCTACGAAGGACACAACGAGCTCATGATCGATCGAGGCCGGGTGCGCGTGAAGCTATCAACGGGCACGGTGACCGAGGGCGTTCCGGAGACATGGAAGGAGCAACTTTCGAGTGCCGATTGTGACGGGGGTAAATTGAAACTGACCTACGCTGCGCGTGAACCATACCCGTGCGCGTACCGCTTGGAAGGGGACCTGCTCACCTTCGAGGTGGAAGAGCCCAAAGGCGCGCGCCTCACGATCGACCCGCTGCTCACCTTCGGCAGCTATAGCGGCAGCACGGCGGACAATTTCGGTTTCACGGCCACCTACGACAATGATGGCCACCTCTACGGCGCGGGCATCGTGTTCAACACGGGCTATCCGCTCACGCTAGGCGTGCTGCAGGACTTCTTCGCGGGCGGCAACATCGATGTGGGCATCAGCAAGTGGAGCACCGATGGCAGTTCGCTGGAGTGGAGCACATACCTCGGCGGCAACGGCAGCGAGAGCCCGCACAGCCTGGTGGTGAACGATCAGGATGAACTCTATGTACTAGGTGCAACGGGATCAAGCGACTTCCCCACCACTGCCGGGGCATTCGATGCGAGCTTCAACCCAGGCGGCGGCTCGGTCACCTGGACGAACATCCTGGGTGGTTACGGCTTCACGCTGCCCAACGGATCGGATGCGTACATCGCTCACTTCAATGCCGCGGCGATCTCGCTCATCGGGAGCACCTACCTCGGTGGCAGCGGGCACGATGGGATCAACAACTCCACCGCGCTCACGCACAACTACGGCGACAACTTCCGGGGCGAGATCGCGCTGGACGCTGCGGGCAACCCCGTGGTGGCCACCAGCACCCGCAGCACCGATATGCCTACCAGTCCTGGCGCTCCGCAAGGAACCAATGGGGGCGGTCAGGACGCCTACCTCGCACGGCTCAACCCAACGCTCACCACGCTGACCATAGGCACCTACTTCGGCGGCTCGAGCGATGAGAACGGGCTGGGGGTGCAGTTCGACAGTGCCGGCCGCATCTTCTTGTCTGGCGGCACCACTAGCGACAACCTCCCCGTGGCCGGCACGCCCTTCGACAATACCCCCAACGGAGGCGCCGATGGATACGTGGCACGGTACGATCCCGGCGGCGCGATCCTCAGCAGCACCTACCTCGGCACCGCGGCATATGACCAATGCTACTTCGTGCAGCTGAACATCGCCGATGAAGTGTACGTGGTGGGCCAGACGCATGGCGCCTATCCGGTTACGCCGGGCAAGTACGCCAACGCGGGAAGCTCGCAATTCATCCATAAGCTCAACAACGCGCTGAGCGCCTCGCTGTGGAGCACGCGCGTGGGCAATGGCACGATCACGCAGGACCTCAGCCCCACAGCCTTCCTGGTGAGCGATTGCGGCCAGATCTACCTCAGCGGCTGGGCGGGCAGCACCAACGGCAACGCGGGGAATAGCGGCAGCACCACCACGGGATCACCGGTTACGGCCGATGCCTTCCAGAGCACCACCAGCGGAAGCGATGTGTACCTGATGGTGCTGCAGCCCGAAGCCACCGCTTTGGCCTACGCCACATTCTTCGGTGGTGGCAGCTCGGAGCATGTCGATGGCGGAACCTCTCGATTCGACAAGAACGGCACCGTGTACCAAGCCGTGTGCGCGGGCTGCGGCAGCAACGACGATTTCCCCACTACACCGGGCGCGTGGAGCCAGACCAACAACAGCTTCAACTGCAACCTGGGCGTCTTCAAGTTCGACCTCAGCCCAGCGCAGGCCATCATCGGCATCAACGGGCCGAACAGCATCTGCGCGGGCACGGCGGCGCAGTTCACCAACAACAGCATCGGCGGCACGGACTTCCTCTGGGACTTCGGCGATGGCAGCCCGACGAGCACCGCGCAGGCCCCATCGCACACCTATGGCACTGCAGGGGAATACACGGTGACCATGGTGCTCAGCGACAACAGCGGCTGCGCGCCTGGTGATACGGCGATGCTCACCATCACTATTCTCCCGTTGCCAGTGGCGGTGGCCGAACCCGTTGCACCCATTTGCCCAGGAGGCGATGCGCAACTCAATGCAAGCGGCGGCGATACGTACAGCTGGTCGCCGGCGACAGGGCTCAGCAGCACGTCGATCGCGAATCCGGTGGCGAGTCCGGGGATCACCACCAGCTACACCGTAACGGTGAGCAACGCGTGCGGGAGCGACACGGAACAGGTCACTGTAACGGTGATCGTACCCGCCTATACGCTCACGCCAGACACGAACATCTGCCTTGGCGCGAGCATCGTGCTGCAAGCCACGGGCGGTGGATCCTATGCGTGGCAGCCCGATCCCACGCTCAGCGCAACGGGCATCCCGAACCCCACGGCGCTGCCCGATACGGTCACCACGTATCACATCACCATCACCACGCCGCAGGGCTGCATCGTCACGGATTCGGTCACCGTCGGCGTGTATTTCGCGCCCCCTCAGCCGCAGCTGCAGGACACCACGATCTGCTTCGGCACCAGCGCCCAGCTGATCGCAACGCCCGCCGACAGCTACACGTGGGAGCCCGCCAACGGGATCAGCATCCTCGATCTGCAATCGCCGATCGTCTCGCCTACCGTTCCCACGCTCTACATCGTTCACTTGATGAACTCCTGCGGCTCGCTCACGGATAGCGCATTCGTGGACATCATCTATGTCACTGCTGATGCGTGGCCCGATACGCTGGTCTGCCCGGGCTACCCGGTGCCCTTGGGCGCAAGCGGTGGTGTGACCTATGCGTGGACGCCCGCGGCTGGACTGAGCAGCACGAGCATTGCCGATCCCATCGCCCTGCCCGATGCAAGCACGCTCTATCAGGTAGTGGCCTTCGATGCCGTAGGCTGCAGCGATACGGCCTTCGCCTTCGTGGAGCTGCGACCGTGGCCCGAGGTGCAGGCGGGGCCTGACATGCTGATCGAGTACGGCACCGTGGTGCAGCTCACCGCATCGGGCAATGGCGATTGGGTGTGGACCCCCACCACGGGCCTGAACGATCCAAGCAGCACGTCGCCATTCGTTCGGCCGGAAGAGAGCATCACCTATACCGTGACGCTCACCGATAGCGTGGGCTGCACCAAGACCGATCAGCTCACCATCATCGTCTCGGGAAGCCTTTACATCCCCAACACCTTCACGCCCGATGGCGATGGCTTCAACGATTTCTTCTTCGCGCTGGGCAAGGACATCGGGGAGATTGAACTGCTCGTCTTCGACCGCTGGGGCCTGCTCATCTGGAGCACGGACAAGCTCGGCGGCCGTTGGGACGGCACCTATCAGGGCACGCCGTCGCCCATCGACACCTATGTCTGGAAGGTGAAGGCCAAGGAACTCAGCGGCCGCAAGTACGATGCGGTCGGGCACGTGAACCTCCTGCGCTGA